In Primulina eburnea isolate SZY01 unplaced genomic scaffold, ASM2296580v1 ctg636_ERROPOS244172, whole genome shotgun sequence, a single window of DNA contains:
- the LOC140821618 gene encoding CASP-like protein 4A3 produces MENQSRQPDCDSGSPPLSSLLEFTLPKSSPPLSRRNSGEHISLSLPRSSISSDRTTIDHGLSPERDKHQPPVVVVNRAVSEHPVAGVGSKTDPEGGDGGVVWRVRPSLSILRSAKRRKLVKRAALGFRSFGFLFCLVSFSVMAADRNQGWALDSFDLYKEFRYCISVNIIGCVYSGAQAIDLSFDLTTGKYAVQHRKQLRYYFDFVFDQVIAYLLISASSSATLRIDDWQLNWGKDKFPDMATASISMSFLAFLALASSSLISGYTLCTSKSI; encoded by the exons ATGGAAAATCAAAGTAGACAACCCGATTGCGACTCAGGCTCCCCGCCACTGTCTTCCCTGCTTGAGTTCACACTTCCCAAATCATCTCCGCCTCTCTCCCGCCGCAACAGTGGGGAGCACATATCGCTCTCGCTGCCGCGTTCGTCGATTTCATCTGATCGGACGACAATCGATCATGGGCTGTCTCCGGAAAGAGACAAACATCAGCCGCCGGTGGTGGTGGTGAATCGCGCTGTCTCGGAGCATCCGGTGGCCGGCGTGGGATCCAAAACTGATCCAGAGGGCGGTGATGGAGGTGTGGTTTGGAGGGTTAGACCGTCGTTGTCGATACTGAGAAGCGCGAAGAGGAGGAAGTTGGTGAAAAGGGCTGCTCTGGGATTCAGGAGTTTTGGGTTTTTGTTTTGCTTGGTTTCGTTTTCAGTGATGGCAGCTGATAGAAACCAGGGCTGGGCTCTTGATTCATTTGATCTCTACAAAGAGTTCAG ATATTGTATATCAGTGAATATTATAGGCTGTGTGTACTCTGGAGCTCAGGCAATTGATTTGTCTTTCGACTTGACTACCGGAAAGTATGCTGTGCAGCATAGAAAGCAACTCAGATATTACTTCGATTTCGTTTTTGATCAG GTGATTGCTTACCTTCTGATATCGGCATCTTCATCAGCCACGCTTCGGATTGATGACTGGCAATTGAATTGGGGAAAGGACAAGTTCCCAGACATGGCAACAGCGTCCATATCAATGTCTTTCCTTGCATTTCTTGCCCTTGCCTCGAGTTCTCTCATATCTGGTTATACCCTCTGCACATCCAAATCTATCTAG